One region of Corvus moneduloides isolate bCorMon1 chromosome 1, bCorMon1.pri, whole genome shotgun sequence genomic DNA includes:
- the MACC1 gene encoding metastasis-associated in colon cancer protein 1 — MEENSSSSGTDSLSSGEIPRSRSEGTLIDMDDRTPSDSYNVNESKLDLDIDWSGVFKHAQAVSKTNPFWNELSGSNPFVHDIAASNRNENNKRLSILKEKPYLFSKLSSNRDSLDSSGDELDIDCLLRKTSARRSGRSKSISDFLDIVDNQRFNPHKTAPQKTTACDITWLQNDREAYKVAWLSHRQLTRSCLDLEAMSHSPGWAQTQATDIHVVCKLNHEGGSVQLPDSDINIHVPVGHVLPGEFQEVGLKAILNPPMSCNNDLSSTVSPLIELTLSNLNTSEAIFLEVKVAAKVKNDPLSQVMSDIVCFFSLNKEGPFKKLENCYIYQDTIQVKLTDLSHVMYAVIAIQASKIQPPATNVWDYVHRTVSVGIYGPKYIHPSFTAVFTVFGHNYIPTKLTICDIKKRGKGMPPVVFQLWGKHTFLLEKPQDLNISLISCDPDFEVKMEDQSKNIKKEELKTGEMVRQQFLFSMLGCREMHFFVFLVQIKILKSSQVTQFHVTTPDPAPKLSGIINRPKRLQNRKEIKSAPWLLIPTIKYPKFQDKTLSVNTYGVALKTVLRQNKIDYLLEYFKGDTIALLGEDKVKAIGQTKMKEWYVGVLRRKIGLVHCKNIKVISKEQAMDTADSELTTRNLVEQIALPFKKLTYIYSVVLSTVSESVYDWRALAEVLGYSHMSLDDFNEAHADKESERVAHIVKKMKQDCHANKKKRLFLYELIVALLKIDCQGLVARLTQDTIILTSAVKLGKSWRELAEKLARLTKQQIEAYEVPHQGKNGAVALEMMWKPAYDFLYTWAAHYGDGYRDVLQDLQSALDKMKNPVTKQWRELTGALILVNCMEVLRASAFSKMEEE; from the exons GAGGAAAATTCTTCCAGTAGTGGAACAGATTCCCTAAGCAGTGGAGAGATTCCACGAAGCCGGTCGGAGGGGACTTTGATTGACATGGATGACCGGACACCTTCAGACAGCTACA atgTCAATGAAAGTAAACTGGATTTGGATATTGACTGGTCTGGTGTATTCAAACATGCTCAAGCTGTTTCCAAGACAAATCCTTTCTGGAATGAACTGTCAGGATCCAACCCTTTTGTACATGACATAGCTGCTTccaatagaaatgaaaataataaacgTCTTTCTATCTTAAAGGAAAAACCTTATTTGTTCTCTAAACTTTCTAGCAATAGGGACTCTTTGGATTCCTCAGGTGATGAGCTAGATATTGACTGTCTCCTAAGAAAGACTTCAGCAAGAAGATCTGGACGATCCAAAAGCATCTCTGACTTCCTGGATATAGTTGATAACCAAAGATTTAATCCTCACAAGACAGCACCTCAAAAAACTACAGCTTGTGATATAACATGGCTTCAGAACGACCGCGAAGCCTACAAGGTGGCTTGGTTGAGTCACCGACAGCTCACCCGGTCCTGCCTAGATTTAGAAGCCATGAGCCACAGTCCTGGATGGGCGCAAACGCAAGCTACAGACATTCATGTAGTTTGTAAACTGAATCATGAAGGGGGTTCAGTGCAGCTGCCTGACTCAGATATCAACATTCATGTCCCTGTGGGTCATGTATTACCAGGAGAATTCCAAGAAGTTGGTTTAAAGGCTATCCTTAACCCTCCAATGTCATGCAACAATGATCTGTCCAGCACAGTAAGTCCTCTAATAGAACTTACACTGAGCAACCTCAACACAAGTGAAGCCATTTTCCTAGAAGTGAAAGTTGCAGCTAAAGTGAAGAATGATCCACTCAGCCAAGTTATGAGTGATATTGTGTGTTTTTTTAGTCTCAACAAAGAAGGACCTTTTAAGAAGTTGGAGAATTGCTATATTTATCAAGATACCATACAAGTGAAGCTAACTGACCTAAGTCATGTGATGTATGCAGTGATTGCCATACAAGCAAGCAAAATCCAGCCCCCAGCAACTAATGTGTGGGACTATGTTCATAGAACAGTCTCAGTTGGAATTTATGGTCCCAAATATATTCATCCATCTTTTACTGCAGTTTTTACAGTCTTTGGTCATAACTACATTCCAACAAAACTCACTATTTGTGAtataaaaaaaagggggaaaggtATGCCTCCTGTGGTGTTTCAGCTGTGGGGAAAGCACACATTTCTGCTTGAAAAACCCCAAGATCTAAACATTTCTTTGATATCCTGTGATCCAgattttgaagtaaaaatggaagatcaaagcaaaaatattaaaaaggagGAGTTGAAAACTGGTGAAATGGTCCGCCAGCAATTCCTGTTTTCCATGCTTGGATGTAGGGAGatgcatttctttgttttccttgttcagattaaaatcttaaaaagtAGCCAAGTAACACAGTTCCATGTTACGACTCCCGATCCAGCTCCAAAATTAAGTGGAATTATTAATAGGCCAAAGCGCCTACAAAACCGCAAAGAAATCAAGTCTGCACCATGGCTTTTGATACCAACAATAAAATATCCaaagtttcaagacaaaacttTGAGTGTCAATACTTATGGAGTGGCTTTGAAAACCGTGTTACGTCAAAATAAGATTGACTATTTGCTGGAATATTTTAAAGGGGACACAATAGCACTTCTTGGTGAAGATAAAGTTAAAGCCATTGgacaaaccaaaatgaaagaGTGGTACGTGGGAGTTCTCAGAAGAAAGATTGGTCTTGTACATTGCAAAAACATAAAAGTGATTTCCAAAGAACAAGCTATGGACACTGCTGATAGTGAGCTAACTACCAGGAATCTTGTTGAACAAATTGCCTTGCCATTCAAAAAATTGACTTATATCTACTCAGTAGTTCTGTCTACGGTATCAGAGAGTGTTTATGACTGGAGAGCTTTAGCTGAGGTGTTGGGATACTCACATATGTCTTTGGATGACTTTAATGAGGCACATGCTGATAAAGAATCAGAAAGAGTTGCACATATTGTGAAGAAGATGAAGCAAGACTGCCatgctaacaaaaaaaaaagactatttcTTTATGAACTCATTGTT GCACTTTTGAAAATAGATTGCCAGGGATTAGTGGCACGTCTTACCCAGGACACCATCATCTTGACTTCAGCTGTCAAGCTTGGCAAAAGCTGGCGGGAGCTTGCAGAGAAGCTAGCCCGACTCACAAAGCAGCAAATAGAGGCTTATGAAGTGCCTCACCAAGGGAAAAATGGAGCAGTAGCTCTGGAG